The sequence GCGGCCGAGCACGGAGGTTCCGATGGCCCGCAAACGACAATCCCCCGAGTCGATCGCTGCCGTCTTACGCAAGGTCGAGTCCGGCATTCCGATCGCGAAGCTGGCGCGTGAAGCCGGCGTCCACGAGAACACGATCCATCTCTGGAAAAAGAAATACGGGCAGCTGGGGACGCCAGAGATCCGCGAGATGAACGAGTTGCGCGATGAAAACACACGCCTCAA comes from Candidatus Binatia bacterium and encodes:
- a CDS encoding transposase, with amino-acid sequence MARKRQSPESIAAVLRKVESGIPIAKLAREAGVHENTIHLWKKKYGQLGTPEIREMNELRDENTRL